A genome region from Christensenella minuta includes the following:
- a CDS encoding sugar ABC transporter ATP-binding protein, translating to MSSANSELYEPVFKLSGISKSFDGRPLLKNINLDFYPGQICSILGENGAGKSTLIKIMAGILQPDEGDIFIQGNRVRLKSPHLAKRTGVHFVLQEPHLVPFLNVEQNVFLGNEMNRGLLIDQKRHLDAYRQVMQFMEWDIDPATPVSELSLSQKMNVELAKAIIMGAKVLLLDEITAPFNEQQTEKMFRIIKKLAQQGVCVIFVSHKMDEIRNISRRLVIIRDGNITADIENTEEVVSDKIVQLMTGDSFRNRYPKTRARKGRVLLQVNHVSNAAGTVKNVDLKLHEGEIVGLTGLRESGKGTLAQMLVGMEKISSGTLKINNKAVKLKNPHEAMKNGIVFFSGNDTNNLFLQKDSYFNVTISNLFRLTHAGYLSPREVQEASESYLHKLKAEVDPSQKVRVLSTGNKQKVAFSKILFTNRKILILENPSANLDIPSKVELYNIMNTLAHRKCGILLISSDIHELIGMCDRIYIMNKGQVKNELEYDEADIHKIFYY from the coding sequence ATGTCTTCCGCAAATTCAGAACTATATGAGCCGGTTTTCAAATTGTCCGGCATATCAAAATCATTTGACGGCAGGCCATTGCTCAAAAACATCAATTTGGATTTTTATCCGGGCCAGATTTGCAGTATCCTCGGAGAAAACGGCGCAGGGAAGTCGACATTAATCAAAATTATGGCTGGAATTCTCCAGCCGGACGAGGGCGATATTTTTATACAGGGCAATCGGGTCCGGCTAAAAAGTCCTCATCTTGCCAAGAGGACGGGAGTCCATTTCGTGCTTCAGGAGCCTCATCTCGTTCCTTTTCTCAATGTAGAGCAGAACGTTTTTCTGGGCAATGAGATGAACCGCGGTTTGCTGATCGATCAAAAAAGGCACCTTGACGCCTACCGTCAGGTGATGCAATTCATGGAATGGGACATTGATCCCGCCACCCCCGTTTCCGAACTTAGTCTTTCCCAAAAAATGAATGTTGAACTGGCAAAAGCCATTATTATGGGCGCAAAGGTCCTCTTGCTCGATGAGATTACCGCGCCCTTCAATGAACAGCAGACTGAAAAGATGTTCCGAATTATCAAGAAGCTGGCACAGCAGGGTGTTTGCGTTATCTTTGTTTCTCATAAGATGGATGAGATACGCAATATTTCTAGGCGTCTCGTTATTATACGCGACGGGAATATTACAGCCGATATTGAAAACACCGAGGAAGTCGTTTCCGATAAAATCGTGCAGCTTATGACTGGCGACAGTTTTCGTAACCGTTACCCCAAAACCCGCGCGCGCAAGGGCCGTGTTTTACTTCAGGTCAATCACGTCTCCAATGCCGCCGGCACAGTAAAGAATGTGGATTTGAAGCTTCATGAAGGGGAAATCGTGGGGCTTACAGGACTGCGCGAATCCGGCAAGGGAACACTTGCGCAGATGCTCGTAGGTATGGAAAAGATTTCATCCGGCACCCTTAAAATCAATAACAAAGCTGTCAAATTAAAGAATCCGCATGAGGCTATGAAAAACGGTATCGTTTTTTTCAGCGGCAATGATACGAATAATTTGTTTCTGCAAAAAGATTCTTATTTCAATGTTACGATATCCAACCTGTTCCGTTTGACCCATGCCGGCTATCTCTCCCCCCGCGAGGTACAAGAAGCTTCCGAATCCTATTTGCATAAATTGAAGGCCGAGGTAGATCCAAGTCAGAAGGTTCGTGTTCTAAGCACAGGCAATAAACAAAAGGTTGCTTTTTCCAAAATCCTTTTCACCAACCGTAAAATATTGATCTTGGAAAATCCGTCCGCCAACCTGGATATTCCTTCAAAAGTGGAATTATATAATATCATGAATACCCTTGCCCACAGGAAATGCGGTATCCTTTTGATTTCTTCCGATATCCATGAATTAATCGGTATGTGCGACCGTATTTACATCATGAATAAAGGACAGGTCAAAAATGAATTGGAATACGACGAAGCCGATATCCATAAAATTTTTTACTATTAG
- a CDS encoding DUF1836 domain-containing protein: MVRFLPGTTVEMNIDHGIQDFLSSLFAANGLVLSQVLQLTGLSAHTVQNWVKRKFVSPPVNKKYDCGQFCTIVMINMMNDIFQIDQVTRMIRYVETICGKGAPALIYTCFIDLLRRVPGDAIREATGIDDIIAEVVGGKVPDGLEAGERLKKVLKVMLLTHLSAQIKAEANQLLGALE; this comes from the coding sequence ATGGTACGGTTTTTACCGGGCACAACAGTCGAGATGAATATAGATCACGGTATACAGGATTTCCTGAGCTCCCTGTTTGCGGCAAACGGCCTGGTGCTTTCACAGGTGCTGCAGCTGACGGGGCTTTCGGCGCACACGGTCCAAAACTGGGTCAAACGGAAATTTGTATCCCCGCCCGTGAACAAGAAATACGACTGCGGCCAGTTTTGTACGATCGTGATGATTAATATGATGAATGATATTTTCCAGATCGACCAGGTGACGCGGATGATCCGATATGTTGAAACCATATGCGGAAAGGGCGCCCCTGCCCTGATCTACACCTGCTTTATCGACCTCCTGCGCCGGGTGCCGGGAGATGCGATCCGTGAAGCGACGGGCATCGACGACATCATAGCGGAGGTGGTCGGCGGAAAGGTGCCGGACGGGCTCGAGGCGGGCGAGAGGCTGAAGAAGGTGCTGAAGGTCATGCTGCTCACGCATCTGTCCGCACAGATCAAGGCGGAAGCAAACCAGCTTCTGGGCGCGCTGGAATGA
- a CDS encoding flotillin family protein encodes MSIESLILIVVIVVLVFMCLLIFLTRYKKCPSDRIMVIYGKVGQNTDGTNRTSKCIHGGAAFVWPVIQAYQYLDLTPLSIQVDLKNALSRQNIRIDVPSIFTVGISTEQGVMQNAAERLLGLAMNEVQELAKDIIFGQLRLVIATMDIEEINTDRDKFLEAVSRNVESELKKIGLRLINVNVTDISDESGYITALGKEAAAKAINDAKKSVAEKVRDGSIGEANAQRDQRVEVATANSKAITGENTAKIEIAQSDAARREKEAEAMRLATAAEKVQSAKALEEAYAAEKEAELARSAREKATLEADVIVKAEIQKRQIELAAEAEAERLRRQAAGEADAIYAKMEAEARGMQEILKKQAAGFADIVDAAGGSAKDALMLMLADKMEDLMKVQVEAIRDLKIDKVTVWDSGEGKDGKSSTANFLSGLLKSIPPMNEIFEMAGMELPEFLGKKIGPKEPPKLEGPEAEAAPGPDAKPGEKLQDKA; translated from the coding sequence ATGAGTATTGAATCACTGATCCTGATCGTAGTAATTGTTGTATTGGTGTTCATGTGCCTGCTGATCTTCCTGACGAGGTATAAAAAGTGCCCGTCAGACAGGATCATGGTCATCTATGGTAAGGTGGGGCAGAATACGGATGGGACGAACCGTACGTCAAAATGTATCCATGGCGGCGCGGCGTTCGTATGGCCCGTAATCCAGGCATACCAGTATCTGGACCTGACGCCGCTTTCCATTCAGGTAGACCTGAAAAACGCGCTCTCGCGCCAGAATATCCGAATCGACGTGCCTTCGATCTTTACGGTGGGGATCTCGACGGAGCAGGGCGTGATGCAAAACGCGGCGGAACGCCTGCTGGGTCTCGCGATGAACGAGGTACAGGAGCTTGCCAAGGATATCATCTTCGGCCAGCTGCGTCTTGTGATCGCGACGATGGACATCGAAGAGATCAATACAGACCGGGATAAATTCCTCGAGGCGGTTTCCCGCAACGTGGAATCCGAGCTGAAAAAAATCGGCCTGCGGCTCATCAACGTAAATGTGACGGATATCAGCGACGAATCGGGCTATATCACGGCGCTTGGTAAGGAAGCGGCGGCGAAGGCTATCAACGACGCGAAAAAGTCGGTTGCCGAAAAGGTGCGCGACGGCTCCATCGGCGAGGCAAACGCACAGCGCGACCAGCGTGTGGAAGTCGCGACAGCGAATTCCAAGGCGATCACGGGTGAAAATACGGCGAAGATCGAGATCGCCCAGTCGGACGCGGCAAGAAGGGAAAAGGAAGCCGAGGCAATGCGCCTTGCGACGGCGGCGGAAAAGGTACAGTCCGCAAAGGCGCTCGAAGAAGCGTACGCGGCGGAAAAGGAAGCCGAACTTGCAAGGTCGGCGCGTGAGAAAGCGACGCTCGAAGCGGATGTTATCGTCAAGGCGGAAATTCAGAAACGTCAGATCGAGCTGGCGGCAGAGGCGGAGGCAGAGCGCCTGCGCAGGCAGGCCGCCGGTGAAGCGGACGCCATCTATGCGAAGATGGAGGCGGAAGCGCGCGGCATGCAGGAGATTCTCAAGAAGCAGGCGGCCGGTTTTGCCGACATCGTGGACGCGGCGGGCGGAAGCGCAAAGGATGCGCTGATGCTGATGCTCGCAGACAAGATGGAAGACCTGATGAAGGTACAGGTGGAAGCGATCCGCGACCTCAAGATAGACAAGGTCACCGTGTGGGACAGCGGCGAAGGCAAGGACGGGAAATCGTCCACGGCAAATTTTTTGTCCGGCCTCTTAAAGAGCATCCCGCCCATGAATGAGATTTTTGAGATGGCCGGGATGGAGCTGCCCGAGTTCCTCGGCAAGAAAATAGGCCCAAAGGAACCGCCGAAGCTGGAAGGGCCGGAGGCGGAAGCGGCTCCCGGACCGGATGCAAAACCCGGGGAAAAGCTGCAGGATAAAGCATAA
- a CDS encoding PTS sugar transporter subunit IIC/EAL domain-containing protein, with protein sequence MFHAAAKLFQRFLDTIENSKVSRAIRKGLITAIPVLMIGSIALILLSLPVDTYQAFLAAFGGGVLGRVLSLVHSAAFDFLAIVFLITISYSYAQLCSNKMSMRIGVPVVALCCFMIMSGAGTESFSLSNFGVNGLFIAILTAVFSSVLFIKLSSVPGLATQVYADGTNHDFRTAFSMILPGALVLLIFASVNYVLTDILGAGNLPDLLADAMIRLFMGLGKGLLSGILFVFFLGTFWFFGIHGGNVMDNVSQQYFAGNVDINTANIAAGLPPTEILSKTFFDVFVFMGGCGAILCLVIAIILFSRRRSVRDIAKMGVAPTIFNINEFVIFGLPVVLNPVFFIPFVVTPIAITVISYLAVSLGIVPYVTQTVEWTTPAILSGYVATGSVAGSLLQIVNIAVGVLIYRPFIRLYEKKQVVNMKKDILELTELLCETEKGNKPPWFLNRSGHLGSVAKMLVTDLRHAIKTHQLTLYYQPQVKSTGECFGAEALLRWRHEIGGFISPPLMIELAREAGFLGELEWEILDMACAGLRGFCERLGRDFGLSFNITPDTLKDKDFFGQLQEIARRNAADPHNLWIEVTEQAVLSDTPELAQTMDRLRRAGYRLSLDDFGMGHTSLLYLQNNQFDQVKLDGSIVRDMLQNKRSCDIISSIVYLGKSLHFSVLAEYVEVPEQREKLLELGCNEFQGYLFSRPLPQDELAGLVLKWRERLQGNHKAD encoded by the coding sequence GTGTTTCACGCAGCTGCAAAACTTTTCCAAAGGTTCCTGGATACGATCGAAAACAGCAAAGTATCCCGCGCGATCCGCAAAGGGCTTATTACTGCAATACCGGTTCTGATGATCGGCTCTATCGCGCTTATTTTGCTGAGCCTGCCGGTCGATACCTACCAGGCGTTTCTCGCTGCCTTTGGCGGAGGAGTCCTGGGGCGGGTACTGAGCCTCGTGCACAGCGCTGCGTTTGATTTTTTGGCAATCGTCTTTCTGATTACGATCAGCTACAGCTACGCGCAGCTTTGCAGCAATAAAATGTCGATGCGGATCGGCGTTCCTGTAGTGGCGCTGTGTTGCTTTATGATTATGTCGGGCGCGGGCACGGAAAGCTTTTCCCTGTCGAATTTTGGGGTCAACGGCCTTTTTATCGCGATTTTGACGGCTGTTTTTTCCAGTGTGCTTTTTATAAAGCTTTCATCCGTACCCGGGTTGGCCACGCAGGTTTATGCGGACGGAACGAATCACGATTTCAGGACGGCGTTTTCCATGATATTGCCCGGCGCGCTTGTGTTGCTCATATTTGCGTCCGTAAATTATGTACTGACAGATATCTTAGGGGCGGGGAATTTACCCGATTTGCTTGCTGACGCAATGATCCGTCTCTTCATGGGTCTTGGAAAGGGACTGCTCTCCGGGATACTGTTCGTGTTTTTCCTCGGGACATTCTGGTTTTTCGGGATTCACGGCGGCAATGTCATGGACAATGTTTCGCAGCAGTATTTTGCGGGAAACGTGGATATTAATACCGCAAATATCGCCGCCGGCCTTCCGCCTACGGAAATTTTGAGCAAAACCTTTTTTGACGTATTTGTATTTATGGGAGGCTGCGGGGCGATTTTGTGCCTCGTAATCGCAATCATCCTGTTTTCACGCAGAAGGAGCGTCAGGGATATCGCCAAGATGGGCGTTGCCCCGACGATATTCAACATCAACGAATTTGTAATCTTCGGTCTTCCGGTGGTGCTCAATCCTGTGTTTTTTATCCCGTTTGTCGTCACGCCGATCGCAATTACAGTGATCTCTTACCTGGCCGTTTCCCTCGGAATCGTGCCCTACGTAACGCAAACGGTGGAGTGGACGACGCCGGCAATCCTGAGCGGCTATGTGGCGACCGGCTCCGTTGCGGGAAGCCTTCTGCAAATCGTCAATATTGCGGTAGGGGTGCTGATTTACCGTCCGTTTATCAGGCTGTACGAGAAAAAGCAGGTCGTCAATATGAAAAAGGATATTCTGGAATTGACGGAACTCCTTTGCGAAACGGAAAAAGGGAACAAGCCGCCGTGGTTTCTAAACCGCAGCGGCCATCTTGGCTCGGTTGCGAAAATGCTGGTGACAGACCTTCGGCATGCGATCAAAACGCATCAATTGACGCTTTACTATCAGCCGCAGGTCAAAAGTACGGGAGAGTGCTTCGGGGCGGAGGCGCTGCTGCGCTGGAGGCATGAGATTGGAGGATTTATTTCACCGCCGCTGATGATAGAGCTGGCACGGGAAGCGGGATTCCTGGGCGAGCTGGAATGGGAAATACTGGATATGGCCTGCGCCGGACTCCGTGGCTTTTGCGAGAGGCTGGGCAGGGATTTCGGCCTTTCCTTTAACATCACGCCCGATACGCTGAAGGACAAGGACTTTTTTGGACAGCTGCAGGAGATCGCGCGGAGGAACGCAGCCGATCCGCATAATTTGTGGATCGAGGTGACCGAGCAGGCGGTCCTTTCGGATACGCCGGAGCTTGCGCAAACGATGGACCGGTTGCGCCGGGCCGGCTATAGGCTCTCCCTCGATGATTTCGGAATGGGACATACGTCGCTGCTTTATTTGCAAAACAACCAGTTCGATCAAGTAAAGCTCGATGGTTCGATTGTACGGGATATGCTGCAAAACAAGCGCTCCTGCGATATCATTTCGTCTATCGTCTATCTGGGGAAGTCGCTTCATTTCTCAGTGCTGGCGGAATATGTGGAGGTACCTGAGCAGCGTGAAAAGCTGCTTGAACTGGGTTGCAATGAATTCCAGGGATACCTGTTCAGCAGGCCGCTTCCGCAGGATGAGCTGGCAGGGCTGGTCCTGAAATGGCGGGAACGGCTGCAGGGGAACCATAAAGCGGATTAA
- a CDS encoding NfeD family protein yields the protein MLAWWEAMTLVEQIFAVVGIASTVLLVIEVILLLIGAGHGGDADVGADAPGDVHFDPAGEIHPGVPGGADFDVSGHMDMPQDLDIHIGGVTADGISDVDISAGTDAHGGMADMGGPAGTHDTHTHFGASGLHLFTLQGLVAFFAVFGWSGLLMLKSGMLPVASVILAIVFGIIAMVLIAAAMRAMMKLQSDGTLDIRNALGKSGTVYLPIHEKRSAAGKVSLMVQSRLVEMDAVTDGDETIPTGAEVTVVGISNGNTLIVVKK from the coding sequence ATGTTGGCTTGGTGGGAGGCCATGACCCTGGTCGAGCAAATCTTTGCCGTGGTTGGCATTGCATCTACGGTGCTCCTTGTGATCGAAGTCATCCTGCTCCTCATCGGCGCAGGGCACGGCGGCGACGCAGACGTAGGTGCGGATGCCCCGGGCGACGTGCATTTTGATCCGGCGGGGGAGATTCATCCCGGTGTCCCGGGCGGTGCGGATTTTGACGTATCCGGGCATATGGATATGCCGCAGGATCTGGATATTCACATTGGCGGCGTCACGGCGGACGGCATATCCGATGTAGATATTTCCGCCGGAACGGACGCGCACGGCGGCATGGCCGATATGGGCGGCCCGGCGGGGACGCACGATACGCACACACATTTTGGCGCAAGCGGGCTGCATCTGTTCACGCTGCAGGGGCTGGTGGCGTTCTTTGCGGTGTTCGGCTGGTCGGGACTGCTGATGCTCAAATCCGGTATGCTGCCCGTGGCAAGCGTGATCCTCGCGATTGTGTTCGGTATCATCGCCATGGTGCTCATTGCGGCGGCGATGCGCGCAATGATGAAGCTTCAGTCCGACGGCACGCTCGACATCCGCAACGCGCTTGGAAAATCGGGCACGGTGTATCTGCCCATCCACGAAAAGCGGAGCGCGGCGGGGAAGGTGTCCCTCATGGTACAAAGCAGGCTCGTGGAAATGGACGCGGTCACGGACGGGGACGAGACCATCCCGACCGGCGCGGAAGTGACGGTCGTGGGCATTTCCAACGGCAATACGCTGATTGTGGTAAAAAAGTAG